A window of Dickeya zeae NCPPB 2538 contains these coding sequences:
- the yajC gene encoding preprotein translocase subunit YajC has protein sequence MSFFISDAVAATAGAPAQGSPYSLVIMLAVFGLIFYFMILRPQQKRAKEHKKLMDSIGKGDEVLTNGGLVGRVTKVADNGFITIALNDTNEVVIKRDYVTSVLPKGTMKAL, from the coding sequence ATGAGTTTTTTCATTTCCGACGCTGTGGCAGCAACTGCAGGTGCTCCGGCTCAAGGAAGCCCGTACTCTCTGGTGATTATGCTGGCCGTGTTCGGTCTGATTTTTTACTTCATGATCCTGCGCCCTCAGCAAAAACGTGCCAAGGAACACAAGAAGTTGATGGATTCGATCGGCAAAGGTGATGAAGTGCTGACTAACGGCGGTCTGGTTGGGCGTGTGACCAAAGTGGCTGATAACGGATTTATCACCATTGCCCTGAACGACACCAACGAAGTCGTGATCAAGCGCGATTACGTGACGTCCGTACTGCCGAAGGGTACCATGAAGGCCCTGTAA
- the secD gene encoding protein translocase subunit SecD, translating into MLNRYPLWKYLMLIVTIVVGLLYALPNLYGEDPAIQVTGARGTAASESTLVQIQNVLQEQHIASKSIALENGAILARFSTPDIQLRAREVLVSALGEKYVVALNLAPATPTWLRMLGAEPMKLGLDLRGGVHFLMEVDMDTALGKLQEQTMDSLRSDLREKGIQYASVRKADNYGVEILFRDGQLRDNAVNYLTPRHRDLVFNNSGSDALRAVMSDARLSEAREYAVQQNINILRNRVNQLGVAEPLVQRQGADRIVVELPGIQDTARAKEILGATATLEFRLVNSNVDPAALASGRVPGDTEVMNMRDGGPIALYKRVILTGDHITDSTSGNDEYNRPQVNISLDSAGGNMMSNFTKDNIGKPMATLFVEYKDSGKKDANGRAILEKQEEVINVATIQSRLGNSFRITGIDNPNEARQLSLLLRAGALIAPIQIVEERTIGPTLGMQNITQGLEACLAGLAVSILFMIFFYKKFGLIATSALLLNLVLVVGVMSLLPGATLTMPGIAGIVLTLAVAVDANVLINERIKEELSNGRSVQQAIDEGYRGAFSSIFDANVTTLIKVIILYAVGTGSIKGFAITTGIGVATSMFTAIVGTRAIVNLLYGGKRIKKLSI; encoded by the coding sequence GTGTTAAACCGCTATCCTCTGTGGAAGTACCTGATGCTGATCGTGACGATCGTCGTCGGTCTGCTCTACGCACTTCCTAACCTGTATGGTGAGGATCCGGCAATTCAGGTCACTGGCGCGCGAGGAACCGCCGCCAGTGAATCTACGCTGGTCCAGATCCAGAATGTTTTGCAAGAACAACATATCGCCAGCAAATCTATTGCGCTGGAAAACGGTGCTATTCTCGCACGCTTCTCTACACCGGACATCCAGCTTCGTGCTCGTGAAGTGCTGGTGAGTGCGTTGGGCGAGAAATACGTGGTTGCCCTAAACCTGGCGCCTGCTACGCCTACCTGGCTGAGAATGCTGGGAGCGGAACCGATGAAACTGGGTCTTGACCTGCGTGGCGGTGTGCACTTCCTGATGGAAGTGGATATGGATACCGCGTTAGGCAAGTTGCAGGAACAGACCATGGATTCCCTGCGCAGCGATCTGCGCGAGAAAGGCATCCAATATGCGTCTGTTCGTAAAGCAGATAATTATGGCGTGGAAATTCTGTTCCGCGACGGTCAACTGCGTGACAACGCCGTGAACTACCTGACTCCGCGCCATCGCGATCTGGTGTTCAACAATAGCGGCAGTGATGCGCTGCGTGCGGTGATGAGTGATGCGCGGCTGAGCGAAGCCCGCGAATACGCGGTACAGCAGAACATCAACATCCTGCGAAACCGTGTCAACCAGCTTGGTGTGGCAGAACCACTGGTACAGCGTCAGGGTGCTGACCGTATCGTGGTAGAGCTGCCGGGTATTCAGGACACGGCGCGTGCGAAAGAAATTCTGGGCGCGACCGCCACACTGGAATTCCGTCTGGTAAACAGCAATGTTGACCCAGCGGCGTTAGCCAGCGGTCGTGTGCCGGGCGATACCGAAGTCATGAACATGCGTGACGGTGGCCCGATCGCCTTGTACAAACGCGTGATTCTTACCGGCGACCATATTACCGACTCTACCTCCGGTAATGATGAATACAACCGTCCGCAGGTCAATATCTCGCTTGATAGCGCTGGCGGCAACATGATGTCCAATTTCACCAAGGACAACATCGGTAAACCGATGGCGACCCTGTTTGTGGAATACAAGGATAGTGGTAAGAAAGACGCCAACGGTCGCGCGATTCTGGAAAAACAGGAAGAGGTGATTAACGTCGCCACTATCCAGTCACGTCTGGGCAATAGCTTCCGTATTACTGGTATCGACAACCCGAACGAAGCGCGCCAGCTGTCACTGCTGCTGCGTGCCGGTGCGCTGATTGCGCCGATTCAGATTGTAGAAGAACGTACCATCGGCCCGACGCTGGGGATGCAAAACATCACTCAGGGGCTGGAAGCCTGTCTGGCAGGTCTGGCGGTGTCTATCCTGTTCATGATCTTCTTCTATAAGAAGTTCGGCCTGATTGCGACTTCTGCGCTGTTGCTGAACCTGGTGCTGGTGGTCGGGGTGATGTCGCTGTTGCCAGGGGCAACGCTGACCATGCCAGGTATTGCGGGTATCGTGTTAACCCTTGCGGTGGCGGTGGATGCCAACGTACTGATTAACGAGCGTATCAAAGAAGAACTCAGCAACGGACGCTCTGTGCAGCAGGCGATCGATGAAGGGTACCGGGGGGCATTTAGCTCCATCTTTGATGCCAACGTCACGACGCTGATTAAAGTCATTATCCTGTATGCGGTGGGCACCGGCTCGATTAAAGGCTTTGCTATCACGACCGGTATTGGTGTAGCGACATCCATGTTTACCGCTATCGTTGGAACCCGTGCCATCGTAAACCTGCTGTACGGCGGCAAGCGCATCAAAAAGCTGTCTATCTGA
- the secF gene encoding protein translocase subunit SecF: protein MAQEYTVEQLNYGRKVYDFMRWDYWAFALSGLLLILSIVVMGVRGFNWGLDFTGGTVIEISLEKSVDLEQMREALQKAGFADPLVQNFGSSRDIMVRMPPAHDESGGQALGSKVVNVINASTSQNAVVKRIEFVGPSVGADLAQTGAMALMAALICILIYVGFRFEWRLAAGVVIALAHDVIITMGVLSLFNIEIDLTIVASLMSVIGYSLNDSIVVSDRIRENFRKIRRGTPYEIFNVSLTQTLHRTLITSGTTLVVILMLYLFGGAMLKGFSLTMLIGVTIGTASSIYVASALALKLGMKREHMLVQKVEKEGADQPSLLP, encoded by the coding sequence GTGGCACAGGAATATACTGTTGAACAATTGAACTACGGCCGTAAAGTGTATGACTTTATGCGCTGGGACTACTGGGCCTTCGCGTTGTCCGGTCTGCTGTTGATCCTGTCTATCGTCGTGATGGGCGTGCGCGGTTTCAACTGGGGGCTGGATTTCACCGGTGGTACGGTTATTGAGATTTCGCTTGAGAAATCGGTCGATCTGGAGCAGATGCGAGAAGCGCTGCAAAAGGCTGGCTTTGCCGATCCACTGGTGCAGAACTTCGGTAGCAGTCGTGACATCATGGTGCGTATGCCGCCTGCTCACGATGAATCTGGCGGCCAGGCTCTGGGTAGCAAGGTGGTTAACGTCATCAACGCGTCAACCAGCCAGAATGCGGTCGTTAAACGCATTGAGTTCGTTGGGCCAAGTGTGGGGGCGGATCTGGCGCAGACCGGTGCGATGGCACTGATGGCGGCGTTAATCTGTATCCTTATCTACGTCGGCTTCCGTTTCGAATGGCGTTTGGCGGCAGGGGTGGTTATCGCGTTGGCGCATGACGTGATCATCACGATGGGGGTGCTGTCGTTATTCAATATTGAAATCGACCTGACCATTGTGGCGTCGTTAATGTCGGTCATCGGTTACTCGTTGAACGACAGTATCGTGGTGTCTGACCGTATTCGTGAAAACTTCCGCAAAATTCGTCGTGGAACGCCTTACGAAATCTTCAACGTGTCACTGACCCAAACGCTGCACCGTACCTTAATCACATCAGGAACCACCCTGGTGGTGATCCTGATGTTGTACCTGTTCGGTGGCGCGATGCTGAAAGGGTTCTCGCTGACGATGCTGATCGGTGTGACCATCGGTACGGCGTCTTCCATCTATGTGGCTTCCGCGCTGGCGCTTAAGCTGGGTATGAAGCGTGAGCACATGTTGGTACAGAAAGTGGAAAAAGAAGGTGCGGATCAGCCGTCGCTGTTGCCGTAA
- a CDS encoding transposase domain-containing protein → MELSQALGIINLTAPDEVQSLADLLSPDLIQQAFTLTDTVTLRKRKLPLESMVWLVI, encoded by the coding sequence ATGGAACTTTCACAGGCCCTCGGCATTATCAACCTTACCGCTCCCGATGAAGTTCAGAGTCTTGCCGACCTCCTTTCCCCCGACCTTATTCAGCAGGCCTTTACCCTCACGGATACCGTGACGCTACGTAAGCGTAAGCTTCCCCTCGAATCCATGGTCTGGCTGGTTATA
- a CDS encoding DUF3251 domain-containing protein: MRLYHRVIPMLSAIVLLAGCAQPQTTHVTNELGQIDQKLHDITNRAMALEQQNTLNANSTSGVYLLPAAQNRALLDSSIGRLSMELTNVEPEANGTRALLVIQTMNTLTLPVFQAQLDWGSLDPVSGKPLTGDMQTQLITFSPALTPVSEARIEVRLSGMAPEQLGFVRVHDVIAESGQNHREPGQSHP; encoded by the coding sequence ATGCGTTTGTACCACCGCGTTATCCCAATGTTATCTGCCATTGTGCTGCTCGCCGGATGTGCACAGCCGCAGACTACCCACGTAACAAACGAATTAGGTCAGATAGACCAAAAATTACACGACATCACTAACCGTGCCATGGCGCTGGAACAGCAAAATACGTTAAACGCCAACTCTACCTCGGGTGTCTATCTGCTACCCGCCGCCCAGAACCGGGCCTTACTCGACAGCAGCATTGGCAGGTTGAGTATGGAACTGACCAACGTTGAGCCTGAAGCCAATGGCACACGGGCGTTACTGGTTATCCAGACCATGAACACCCTGACGCTACCCGTATTTCAGGCACAACTTGACTGGGGGTCGCTGGACCCGGTTAGCGGCAAACCGTTGACTGGCGACATGCAGACGCAGTTGATCACCTTCTCACCTGCACTCACCCCGGTTTCAGAAGCGAGAATAGAGGTGCGGCTTTCAGGCATGGCACCGGAGCAACTCGGCTTTGTGCGGGTTCATGATGTCATTGCCGAATCCGGGCAGAATCACCGTGAGCCAGGTCAGTCCCACCCTTGA
- the mgtA gene encoding magnesium-translocating P-type ATPase — protein MLFIRLTRQLFSQLGLHLPRRLFQRDLMPDGKVNASQAMTDTMAARCLRLARLDETALYQEFASHPEGLMPDEVTRARAQHGDNRIPGEQPLPWWRHLWRCYRNPFNLLLTLLGMISYATEDLTAALVIALMVLISTLLNFIQEARSGKAADALKAMVSNKVTVLRSDAHTGYSDFQDIPLDQLVPGDIVKLAAGDMIPADLRILQARDLFISQASLTGESLPVEKVANSRQSDAATALECDTLCFMGTNVVSGTAQAMVIATGSDTWFGQLAGRVVQHPGEINAFQLGISRVSWLLIRFMLVMTPIVLLINGYTKGDWWEAALFALSVAVGLTPEMLPMIVTSTLAKGAVKLSRQKVIVKRLDAIQNFGAMDILCTDKTGTLTQDKIVLECHTDAFGNSCQRVLRRAWLNSAYQTGLRNLLDQAVLAGIPCEEQQAELSRWRKVDEIPFDFERRRMSVVVAENGHEHLLICKGALEETLSACNQVRHAEQLLPLDASLLSRIRHLTDDLNRQGLRVVAVASKVMPADRQDYGRADESDLILEGYIAFLDPPKESTAPALKALKDNGVTVKILTGDSELVAAKVCREVDIELTGILTGRDIDALSDEQLAQAARNTTLFARLTPLHKERIVRLLRSEGHVVGFMGDGINDAPALRAADIGISVDSAVDIAREAADIILLEKSLMVLEEGVIEGRRTFVNMLKYIKMTASSNFGNVFSVLIASAFLPFLPMLPLHLLIQNLMYDISQIAIPFDNVDDDQVKKPQRWNAGDIGRFMVFFGPISSIFDVLTFSLMWWFFHANTPEAQTLFQSGWFIEGLLSQTLIVHMIRTRRIPFIQSRPSWPVMMMTFLVMITGIGLVFSPLAGFLQLQALPMSYFPWLLAILSGYLLLTQAMKDFFARRYGWQ, from the coding sequence ATGCTGTTTATTCGACTCACACGGCAGCTGTTTTCACAACTAGGCCTTCATCTGCCGCGTCGCCTGTTCCAGCGCGACCTGATGCCAGACGGAAAAGTAAACGCCAGTCAGGCCATGACGGATACCATGGCGGCACGTTGCCTGCGGCTGGCCCGTCTTGATGAAACAGCCTTGTATCAGGAATTCGCCAGCCATCCCGAAGGGTTAATGCCGGATGAAGTGACACGGGCGCGGGCGCAGCATGGCGATAACCGTATTCCTGGCGAACAACCCCTGCCCTGGTGGCGGCACTTATGGCGTTGCTATCGCAACCCGTTCAACCTGTTACTGACGCTGCTGGGCATGATTTCTTATGCCACGGAAGACCTGACTGCCGCATTGGTTATCGCGCTGATGGTGCTGATATCAACCCTGCTCAACTTTATTCAGGAGGCCCGTTCCGGTAAAGCGGCTGATGCGCTGAAAGCGATGGTCAGCAATAAGGTCACGGTGCTGCGCAGCGATGCCCACACCGGTTATAGCGACTTTCAGGATATCCCGCTGGATCAACTGGTGCCGGGTGACATAGTAAAGCTGGCCGCAGGCGATATGATCCCAGCCGATCTGCGTATATTACAGGCGCGCGACCTGTTCATCAGTCAGGCATCGCTCACCGGCGAATCTCTCCCTGTGGAGAAAGTAGCCAACAGCCGCCAGAGCGATGCCGCCACCGCGCTGGAATGTGACACCCTCTGCTTTATGGGCACCAACGTGGTCAGCGGTACCGCGCAGGCGATGGTCATTGCTACCGGTAGCGATACCTGGTTTGGCCAACTGGCTGGCCGGGTGGTACAACATCCCGGTGAAATAAACGCGTTCCAGCTAGGTATCAGCCGCGTCAGTTGGCTGTTGATCCGCTTCATGCTGGTAATGACACCAATCGTGTTGCTTATCAATGGCTACACCAAAGGCGATTGGTGGGAAGCGGCCTTGTTCGCCCTGTCGGTCGCGGTCGGCCTGACGCCGGAAATGTTGCCAATGATCGTCACCTCAACGCTGGCAAAAGGTGCGGTCAAACTGTCTCGCCAAAAGGTAATCGTCAAACGGCTGGATGCCATCCAGAACTTTGGCGCTATGGACATCCTGTGTACCGATAAAACCGGCACGCTGACACAGGATAAAATCGTGCTGGAATGCCACACCGATGCATTTGGGAATAGCTGCCAGCGCGTGTTGCGTCGTGCCTGGCTGAACAGCGCCTACCAGACCGGGCTGCGCAATCTGCTCGACCAAGCGGTGCTGGCGGGTATTCCATGCGAGGAACAGCAAGCCGAACTGTCTCGCTGGCGCAAAGTAGACGAAATCCCGTTTGATTTTGAGCGCCGCCGTATGTCGGTCGTGGTGGCGGAAAACGGTCATGAACACCTGTTAATCTGCAAAGGCGCGCTGGAAGAAACCCTGAGTGCCTGTAATCAGGTGCGCCATGCTGAACAGCTACTGCCGCTGGACGCCAGCTTGTTATCTCGCATTCGCCATCTGACGGATGACCTGAACCGTCAGGGCCTGCGGGTGGTGGCCGTCGCCAGCAAAGTGATGCCTGCCGACCGTCAGGATTATGGCCGGGCCGACGAGTCCGACCTGATTTTGGAAGGTTACATCGCCTTTCTCGATCCGCCGAAGGAAAGTACCGCCCCCGCGCTGAAAGCGTTGAAGGACAACGGTGTGACGGTAAAAATCCTCACTGGCGACAGCGAGCTGGTAGCCGCCAAAGTGTGTCGCGAAGTGGATATTGAGCTGACCGGTATTCTGACTGGCCGTGACATCGATGCGCTGAGTGATGAACAACTGGCACAAGCCGCCCGCAACACCACGCTGTTTGCCCGTCTGACACCATTACACAAAGAGCGTATTGTCCGTTTGCTGCGTTCCGAAGGCCATGTGGTCGGCTTTATGGGCGACGGTATCAATGACGCGCCAGCACTGCGGGCAGCGGATATCGGTATTTCAGTGGATTCGGCGGTGGATATCGCCCGCGAGGCGGCGGATATCATCCTGCTGGAAAAAAGCCTGATGGTACTGGAAGAAGGCGTCATCGAAGGGCGTCGTACCTTCGTCAACATGCTGAAATACATCAAAATGACAGCCAGCTCCAACTTCGGTAACGTCTTCAGTGTACTGATTGCCAGTGCCTTCCTGCCGTTTTTGCCGATGTTGCCGCTGCATCTGTTGATTCAAAACCTGATGTACGATATTTCGCAAATAGCGATCCCGTTCGATAACGTGGACGATGATCAGGTCAAAAAGCCACAGCGCTGGAATGCGGGCGATATTGGTCGATTCATGGTGTTCTTCGGCCCGATTAGCTCTATTTTCGACGTACTGACATTCTCGCTGATGTGGTGGTTCTTCCATGCGAATACACCGGAGGCACAAACCTTGTTCCAGTCCGGCTGGTTCATTGAAGGGCTACTCTCACAGACATTGATTGTGCACATGATCCGTACCCGGCGGATTCCGTTTATCCAAAGCCGTCCCTCCTGGCCGGTGATGATGATGACGTTCCTGGTCATGATAACTGGCATTGGTCTGGTATTTTCACCGTTGGCGGGTTTCCTGCAACTGCAAGCGCTGCCGATGAGCTACTTCCCGTGGCTACTGGCAATCCTGAGTGGTTACCTGCTACTCACCCAAGCCATGAAGGACTTCTTTGCCCGTCGCTACGGCTGGCAATAA
- the nrdR gene encoding transcriptional regulator NrdR yields the protein MHCPFCAAVDTKVIDSRLVGEGSQVRRRRQCLVCNERFTTFEVAELVMPRVIKSNDVREPFNEDKLRSGMLKALEKRPVSSDDVEMAITHIKSQLRATGEREVTAKMVGNLVMDALRKLDKVAYIRFASVYRSFEDIREFGEEIARLQD from the coding sequence ATGCATTGTCCTTTTTGTGCCGCAGTAGATACCAAGGTCATTGATTCTCGTCTGGTCGGGGAAGGGTCGCAGGTTCGTCGGCGTCGTCAGTGCCTGGTATGCAATGAGCGTTTTACTACCTTTGAGGTGGCGGAACTGGTGATGCCACGCGTCATCAAGAGTAATGATGTACGTGAGCCATTCAATGAGGACAAACTGCGCAGCGGGATGTTGAAAGCACTGGAGAAACGCCCGGTCAGCTCTGATGACGTGGAAATGGCGATTACCCACATCAAATCCCAATTGCGGGCGACCGGCGAGCGTGAAGTGACGGCCAAGATGGTGGGCAATCTGGTCATGGATGCGCTCAGAAAGCTCGACAAAGTCGCTTATATCCGCTTTGCATCGGTATATCGCAGCTTTGAGGATATCCGCGAATTTGGCGAGGAAATCGCTCGTCTGCAGGATTAA
- the ribD gene encoding bifunctional diaminohydroxyphosphoribosylaminopyrimidine deaminase/5-amino-6-(5-phosphoribosylamino)uracil reductase RibD yields the protein MATYSDEFYMARALELARRGRFTTAPNPNVGCVIVRDGEIVGEGYHQKAGEPHAEVHALRMAGDKARGATAYVTLEPCSHHGRTPPCADALVAAGVARVVAAMQDPNPQVAGRGLHRLQQAGIAVQHGVLMDQAEKINRGFLKRMRTGFPYVQLKLGASLDGRTAMASGESQWITSPQSRQDVQRFRAQSAAILSSSATVLADDPSLTVRWSELDADTQRLYPQSAVRQPVRVIVDSQSRVTPHHRLVSQPGQTWLARASQDAQSWPDGVEQLTMPLHGGGIDLVALMMTLGKRQINTVWVEAGAHLAGALLQAGVVDELIVYLAPTLLGDAARSLCVLPGLEQLSQAPMFDMTDVRQIGPDVRLTLKPR from the coding sequence ATGGCTACATACTCTGATGAATTCTATATGGCCCGCGCGCTGGAGTTAGCTCGTCGCGGCCGCTTTACTACGGCACCGAATCCGAATGTCGGGTGTGTGATCGTCAGAGATGGCGAGATAGTCGGTGAGGGTTACCACCAGAAAGCCGGTGAGCCCCATGCCGAAGTGCATGCGTTACGTATGGCAGGCGACAAGGCACGTGGCGCTACGGCCTATGTGACGCTGGAACCCTGTAGCCATCACGGGCGTACCCCACCTTGTGCCGATGCCTTGGTCGCGGCCGGTGTGGCGCGGGTCGTGGCGGCAATGCAAGACCCTAACCCGCAGGTGGCCGGGCGCGGTTTGCATCGTTTACAACAGGCGGGTATTGCCGTGCAGCATGGCGTCCTGATGGATCAGGCAGAAAAAATTAACCGCGGCTTTTTAAAACGCATGCGCACCGGTTTCCCGTATGTACAACTCAAGCTCGGTGCGTCGCTGGATGGTCGAACGGCGATGGCTTCCGGTGAAAGTCAGTGGATAACCTCGCCGCAGTCTCGTCAGGATGTGCAACGTTTTCGTGCACAGAGTGCCGCTATCTTAAGTAGCAGCGCCACCGTGCTGGCGGATGACCCGTCGCTGACCGTGCGCTGGTCAGAATTGGATGCCGATACCCAGCGCCTTTATCCGCAAAGCGCGGTACGCCAGCCGGTACGCGTCATCGTCGACAGCCAGTCACGGGTGACGCCGCACCATCGTCTGGTGAGTCAGCCGGGCCAGACCTGGCTGGCGCGAGCGAGTCAGGATGCACAGTCCTGGCCGGATGGCGTGGAGCAACTGACCATGCCGTTGCATGGCGGTGGCATTGATCTGGTGGCGCTGATGATGACGCTGGGTAAGCGTCAGATTAATACGGTTTGGGTGGAAGCGGGCGCTCATCTGGCCGGTGCATTATTGCAGGCTGGGGTGGTGGATGAACTGATAGTCTATCTGGCGCCGACATTATTAGGTGATGCGGCCCGGTCGTTGTGCGTATTGCCGGGGTTGGAACAGTTGTCGCAGGCCCCGATGTTCGATATGACCGATGTTCGCCAGATAGGGCCGGATGTTCGCCTGACACTGAAGCCTCGTTAG
- the ribE gene encoding 6,7-dimethyl-8-ribityllumazine synthase — MNIIEGVVAAPNARVAIAIARFNHFINDSLLEGALDALKRIGQVKQENVTVVWVPGAYELPLTVRALANSQKYDAVVALGTVIRGGTAHFEFVAGECSSGLSHVAMNSDIPVAFGVLTTESIEQAIERAGTKAGNKGAEAALTALEMINVLHSIKSA, encoded by the coding sequence ATGAACATTATTGAAGGTGTTGTTGCCGCTCCGAATGCCCGCGTGGCGATTGCTATTGCCCGTTTCAATCACTTTATCAATGACAGCCTGCTGGAAGGCGCGTTGGACGCGCTCAAGCGTATTGGTCAGGTGAAACAAGAAAACGTCACCGTGGTGTGGGTACCGGGTGCCTATGAATTGCCGCTGACCGTGCGTGCGCTGGCTAACAGCCAGAAGTATGACGCCGTGGTGGCTCTGGGTACGGTGATTCGCGGTGGTACAGCGCATTTTGAATTCGTTGCCGGTGAATGCAGTTCCGGCCTGTCTCATGTCGCGATGAACAGCGACATTCCGGTCGCCTTCGGTGTGCTGACTACGGAAAGTATCGAGCAGGCTATCGAGCGCGCCGGCACTAAAGCGGGGAACAAAGGGGCGGAAGCCGCTCTGACCGCGCTTGAAATGATCAATGTATTACACTCAATCAAGTCAGCCTGA
- the nusB gene encoding transcription antitermination factor NusB: MKPAARRRARECAVQALYSWQLSKNDIADVELQFLSEQDVKGVDIAYFRELLAGVATQAEKLDAQMAPYLSRQLDELGQVERAILRLAVYELSKREDVPYKVAINEAIELAKVFGAEDSHKFVNGVLDKAGPYLRPGKK; encoded by the coding sequence GTGAAACCTGCTGCTCGTCGCCGCGCTCGTGAATGTGCGGTTCAAGCGCTTTATTCCTGGCAGTTGTCCAAAAATGATATTGCCGATGTTGAACTCCAGTTCCTGAGTGAGCAGGATGTCAAAGGCGTGGACATCGCCTATTTCCGCGAGCTGCTGGCGGGCGTCGCCACTCAGGCGGAAAAACTGGATGCCCAGATGGCACCGTATCTTTCCCGTCAGTTAGATGAACTCGGGCAAGTTGAGCGGGCTATTTTGCGTCTGGCGGTGTATGAGCTTAGCAAGCGCGAAGATGTACCGTACAAGGTTGCCATCAACGAAGCGATTGAGTTGGCTAAAGTGTTTGGCGCTGAAGACAGCCACAAGTTTGTCAACGGTGTGCTGGATAAAGCCGGGCCATACCTGCGGCCGGGTAAAAAATAA
- the thiL gene encoding thiamine-phosphate kinase — MAQGEFDVIARYFNRAGYSRRGVELGIGDDCALLNIPDKQLLAVSTDTLVCGIHFLPDIDPADLAYKSLAVNLSDLAAMGADPAFVSLALTLPGIDADWLAAYSDSLFEQLSYYDMQLIGGDTTRGPLSMTLTIQGLVPAGRALKRSGARIGDWIYVTGTLGDSAAGLAILQYSLQVSDADDRQWLLQRHLRPQPRILQGQALRDLASAAIDLSDGLASDLGHILKASDCGARINLEALPYSDALLRHTDPEQAMRWALGGGEDYELCFTVPELNRGALEVAIGHLGASYTCIGQIGPASEGMSFFHSGQPVDVNLKGYDHFDE, encoded by the coding sequence ATGGCTCAAGGTGAGTTTGACGTGATTGCCCGCTATTTCAATCGGGCTGGCTATTCACGGCGGGGTGTTGAACTGGGGATCGGTGATGACTGCGCCCTGCTGAACATTCCGGACAAACAACTGCTGGCAGTCAGCACGGATACGTTGGTCTGCGGCATTCATTTTCTTCCCGATATTGACCCTGCCGATCTGGCGTATAAATCACTGGCGGTCAACCTGAGTGATTTGGCGGCGATGGGCGCAGATCCTGCCTTTGTGTCACTGGCGCTCACGTTGCCGGGCATTGATGCGGACTGGCTGGCCGCCTATAGCGACAGCCTGTTTGAACAGCTTTCTTACTATGATATGCAACTGATAGGCGGTGATACCACGCGTGGGCCGCTTAGCATGACGCTGACTATTCAAGGGTTGGTACCAGCAGGACGCGCGCTCAAACGCAGCGGAGCACGTATCGGCGACTGGATTTATGTCACCGGAACGCTGGGGGACAGTGCAGCTGGGTTGGCCATTTTGCAGTACAGTCTACAGGTGTCCGATGCTGACGATCGCCAATGGCTGTTGCAGCGCCACCTGCGTCCTCAGCCCCGTATTCTGCAAGGGCAGGCGCTGCGCGATCTGGCCAGTGCGGCTATCGATCTGTCTGATGGATTGGCGTCAGATTTAGGACACATCCTTAAAGCCAGTGATTGCGGCGCACGTATCAATCTGGAGGCGTTGCCTTACTCTGATGCACTGCTGCGGCATACCGACCCGGAACAGGCTATGCGCTGGGCGCTGGGTGGTGGTGAAGACTATGAGCTGTGCTTTACGGTACCCGAACTGAATCGGGGCGCGTTAGAGGTAGCGATTGGTCATCTGGGGGCGAGTTACACCTGTATCGGCCAGATTGGGCCTGCGTCGGAAGGAATGAGTTTCTTTCATTCCGGTCAGCCCGTGGACGTCAATCTGAAAGGGTATGACCATTTTGACGAGTGA